In the genome of Bremerella sp. JC817, one region contains:
- a CDS encoding sulfatase-like hydrolase/transferase — protein MLVALTLVCGFTLSANAASPDKPNIIVIMADDLGYGDVGCYGATGVETPHIDALAKDGLRFTSGYCSTSTCTPTRFAFLTGMYAFRQKGTGIAPPNATSIIKPETETVPEVLQKGGYKTAVVGKWHLGLGEGKGPDWNGDLKPGPLELGFDYCFLLPTTNDRVPSVYVENHRVRHLDPNDPLWVGNENPDGQPTGVTARDTLKLDWSHGHNNTIHNGIGRIGFFTGGHAARWRDEDLADEWVKKSNEWIHANKDEPFFLFFAAHDLHVPRMPHERFQGKSSLGLRGDAVVQLDWCVGELVKTLDELKLTDNTLIVFCSDNGPVLDDGYKDEAVEKLGEHKPAGPYRGGKYTPFEGGTRTPFIVKWPSVVKPGQTSDKMITTTDLGATFAAIVDQPVPAGALPDSQDLKETLLGEVDAKGREYVIEESPRGIGLRVGQWKLVRQGRGKNEKTTLYDLSTDPGEQTDIAAKHPEQLAELQKLLAKIEGTK, from the coding sequence ATGTTGGTCGCCCTTACGCTTGTATGTGGCTTCACGCTTTCCGCGAATGCCGCTTCGCCTGATAAGCCAAACATCATCGTGATCATGGCCGACGATCTCGGTTATGGCGATGTCGGTTGCTACGGGGCAACCGGCGTCGAAACACCGCACATCGATGCCTTGGCGAAAGATGGCTTGCGATTCACCAGCGGTTACTGCTCGACCTCGACCTGTACGCCAACGCGATTCGCGTTTCTGACCGGCATGTATGCTTTCCGCCAGAAAGGGACCGGCATCGCGCCACCCAACGCGACTTCGATCATCAAGCCGGAAACGGAAACGGTTCCGGAAGTGTTGCAGAAGGGTGGCTACAAGACGGCGGTGGTCGGCAAGTGGCATCTTGGCCTGGGCGAAGGGAAAGGCCCCGATTGGAATGGTGATCTGAAGCCCGGCCCGCTCGAGCTCGGTTTCGACTACTGCTTCCTGTTGCCGACGACCAACGATCGAGTGCCGAGCGTCTACGTCGAGAACCATCGTGTTCGCCATCTCGATCCCAACGATCCGCTGTGGGTCGGCAACGAGAACCCCGACGGTCAGCCAACGGGTGTCACGGCCCGCGATACGCTGAAGCTCGACTGGAGTCACGGCCACAATAACACCATCCACAACGGTATCGGCCGCATCGGTTTCTTCACCGGTGGTCACGCCGCTCGCTGGCGAGACGAAGACCTGGCCGACGAATGGGTGAAGAAGTCGAACGAGTGGATCCATGCCAACAAAGACGAACCCTTCTTCCTTTTCTTCGCCGCGCACGACCTGCACGTGCCTCGGATGCCGCACGAACGTTTCCAGGGCAAGTCGTCGCTCGGCCTGCGTGGCGACGCGGTCGTTCAGCTCGACTGGTGTGTGGGGGAACTGGTTAAAACGCTCGACGAATTGAAGCTGACCGACAACACGTTAATCGTGTTCTGCAGCGACAATGGCCCAGTGCTGGATGATGGCTACAAAGACGAAGCGGTCGAAAAGCTGGGCGAACACAAGCCGGCCGGGCCTTATCGTGGTGGCAAGTACACGCCGTTTGAAGGAGGCACGCGCACACCTTTCATCGTAAAGTGGCCAAGCGTCGTGAAGCCTGGTCAGACCAGCGACAAGATGATTACCACCACTGATCTGGGTGCGACCTTCGCCGCGATTGTCGATCAGCCGGTTCCCGCAGGTGCCCTGCCCGACAGCCAAGACCTGAAAGAAACCTTGCTCGGCGAAGTCGATGCCAAGGGGCGCGAATACGTCATCGAAGAATCGCCGCGTGGCATTGGCCTGCGAGTTGGCCAGTGGAAGCTGGTTCGCCAAGGTCGCGGGAAGAACGAAAAGACGACGCTGTACGATCTTTCAACCGATCCCGGCGAACAAACCGACATCGCCGCCAAACATCCTGAGCAATTGGCAGAGCTACAGAAGTTGCTCGCCAAGATCGAAGGCACGAAGTAG
- a CDS encoding YciI family protein has product MKYILLMYNAEEAFTPEELPEHMKYALDICHELHAKGQYLGASPLLSISTATSVTAHNGRAEVRDGPFAETKEQLGGYVLIDVPDLDEAIAIAQRFPSAKRGTVEIRPLFELEGLPGS; this is encoded by the coding sequence ATGAAATACATTTTGCTGATGTATAACGCCGAAGAAGCGTTCACGCCGGAAGAGCTGCCAGAGCATATGAAGTACGCGCTGGACATCTGCCACGAACTGCACGCCAAAGGGCAGTACCTGGGGGCATCGCCCTTGCTATCGATCAGCACGGCGACCAGTGTCACCGCCCATAACGGCCGTGCAGAAGTCCGCGACGGACCGTTTGCCGAGACGAAGGAGCAGTTGGGAGGCTACGTGCTGATCGACGTGCCCGACCTCGACGAAGCGATCGCGATCGCTCAACGGTTCCCATCGGCGAAACGTGGCACGGTCGAGATTCGTCCGCTCTTCGAGTTGGAAGGCTTGCCGGGCAGCTAG
- the pepT gene encoding peptidase T produces the protein MSRERLLERFLKYVQIDTTAGVPGAKYPSSDGQLVLGKLLAEEMQAMGISDAQQDEFGIVYGTVPGSVTDCPVVALNSHVDTSPETTGANVKPQVITNYAGGDIALPGDATRVITLQENPELNDLHGCTLITTDGTTLLGGDDKAGVAVIMEVAQRILEGKGPAATGPLKILFTCDEEIGHGVDHVDLAKLGADVCYTLDGPGANELNAETFSADGATVTIRGINIHPSIAKGRMVNALRAASIFIALLPSDRMSPETTEEREGFIHPVTISGGVGEATIQLILRSFETEELTTQADMLRDIAQRVEAKFPGCSVTVAITPQYRNLRDGLDKEPRAVPIAEKAHEALGRTAKKSVIRGGTDGSQLTALGLPTPNLSTGQHNPHSPLEWACLDEMEQAVELLLKMLELWSQEKKST, from the coding sequence ATGAGTCGCGAACGCCTGCTGGAACGCTTTTTGAAATATGTTCAGATCGACACCACCGCCGGAGTGCCTGGCGCGAAATATCCAAGCTCGGACGGGCAACTTGTCCTGGGGAAGCTGCTGGCCGAAGAGATGCAGGCGATGGGTATCAGCGACGCTCAGCAAGACGAGTTCGGTATCGTCTATGGAACCGTGCCCGGCTCGGTGACCGATTGCCCGGTGGTCGCGCTCAACTCGCATGTTGATACTTCGCCCGAAACGACCGGCGCCAACGTCAAACCGCAGGTCATCACTAACTACGCCGGTGGCGATATCGCCTTGCCTGGTGATGCGACCCGCGTGATCACGCTGCAAGAGAACCCAGAATTGAATGATCTGCATGGCTGCACTTTGATTACGACCGACGGCACGACACTGCTTGGTGGCGACGACAAGGCAGGCGTGGCGGTCATCATGGAAGTCGCCCAGCGGATCCTGGAAGGGAAGGGGCCAGCCGCGACCGGACCACTGAAGATCTTGTTTACCTGCGACGAAGAAATCGGCCATGGTGTCGACCACGTCGATCTGGCGAAACTGGGGGCTGATGTCTGCTACACGTTGGATGGTCCCGGGGCGAACGAACTGAACGCCGAAACGTTCTCGGCCGACGGTGCCACCGTCACGATTCGCGGCATCAATATTCATCCTTCGATCGCCAAGGGGCGGATGGTGAATGCCCTGCGTGCGGCATCGATCTTCATTGCCTTGCTGCCCAGCGATCGGATGTCGCCGGAAACGACCGAAGAACGCGAAGGCTTCATCCACCCGGTCACCATCAGCGGTGGCGTGGGGGAAGCGACCATCCAGTTGATTCTGCGCAGCTTCGAGACCGAAGAGCTGACCACCCAGGCCGATATGCTGCGTGACATCGCCCAGCGAGTCGAAGCGAAATTTCCTGGTTGCAGTGTTACCGTTGCTATCACGCCACAGTATCGCAATCTTCGTGATGGCTTGGACAAAGAGCCCCGCGCTGTGCCGATCGCCGAGAAGGCTCACGAGGCTCTCGGACGCACGGCGAAGAAGAGTGTCATCCGAGGTGGCACTGATGGCTCTCAGTTAACCGCTCTGGGGCTTCCGACGCCCAACTTGTCTACCGGACAGCACAACCCTCACTCGCCGCTGGAGTGGGCCTGTCTGGACGAAATGGAGCAAGCGGTCGAGCTGCTTTTGAAGATGCTCGAGCTGTGGTCGCAGGAGAAGAAGAGCACTTAA
- a CDS encoding NAD(P)-binding domain-containing protein yields MEFRSDLQVLVIGAGPSGLVSLKTLRQMGIDAVAIDRNPNVGGNWDITSPHSSVYESTHLISSKGMTQFSDFPMPESFPEYPCHHEVLAYLRFYAERFDLDRFVRIKTSIVSLKKQESHWEAELARGDGSSNTKEKFAAVVIANGHHAQPLMPDLPGNFTGELIHAHDYKHHRQLEGKRVLVVGAGNSGCDIAVEAAIHGKQAAISMRRGYHFFPKFIRGKPADVVGDRLRRWPIPRSLQKRVAQLAVDWTIGKPQRYGLPAPDHKLFETHPIINSQLPYYAGHGKLGVFPDIRRLDGEMVEFTDGRREAFDLIVCATGYQLVFPFASPELLNVQNGVPRFYLHAFHPHDDSLFVAGMIQPNSGQWPLTDLQAQMIARFLKSWRDKTPGADWFRQQKQGHGIGIPSRNHFLATARHRLEVDYFEYRKILTDLIRKFDRVS; encoded by the coding sequence ATGGAATTCAGGTCTGACCTTCAAGTACTTGTGATCGGTGCTGGACCCTCCGGATTGGTGTCTCTGAAGACATTACGCCAGATGGGTATCGATGCCGTTGCGATCGATCGCAACCCAAATGTGGGTGGCAACTGGGATATCACGTCGCCGCACAGCAGCGTCTACGAGTCGACGCACCTGATCTCGTCCAAGGGGATGACTCAGTTCAGTGACTTCCCAATGCCGGAAAGCTTCCCTGAGTACCCATGCCATCACGAAGTGCTGGCATATCTACGTTTTTACGCAGAGCGTTTTGATTTGGATCGTTTTGTTCGCATAAAAACTTCCATTGTTTCTCTAAAAAAGCAGGAGAGTCATTGGGAAGCAGAACTTGCGAGGGGGGATGGGTCCTCAAACACGAAGGAAAAATTCGCCGCGGTCGTCATTGCGAACGGTCATCACGCCCAACCGTTGATGCCCGATCTTCCCGGAAACTTCACGGGAGAATTGATCCACGCCCACGATTACAAGCATCATCGGCAGCTCGAAGGGAAGCGTGTGCTGGTGGTCGGCGCGGGGAACAGCGGCTGCGATATTGCGGTTGAAGCGGCCATTCATGGAAAGCAGGCCGCGATCAGCATGCGGCGTGGCTACCATTTCTTCCCCAAGTTTATCCGGGGGAAACCGGCCGATGTGGTGGGCGATCGGTTGCGACGTTGGCCCATTCCACGTTCGCTGCAGAAGCGTGTCGCTCAGTTGGCGGTTGATTGGACCATCGGCAAGCCGCAGAGATATGGTCTGCCGGCGCCCGATCATAAGCTGTTTGAAACGCATCCGATCATCAACTCGCAGCTTCCTTACTATGCCGGGCACGGCAAGCTGGGTGTCTTCCCCGATATTCGCCGGCTCGATGGCGAGATGGTCGAGTTCACCGATGGCCGCCGCGAAGCGTTCGATCTGATTGTCTGCGCGACCGGGTATCAGCTTGTCTTCCCGTTCGCGTCGCCTGAATTGTTGAACGTGCAGAACGGTGTGCCGCGGTTCTATCTGCACGCATTCCATCCGCACGACGATTCCCTGTTTGTGGCAGGGATGATTCAGCCCAATAGTGGGCAGTGGCCGTTGACCGATCTTCAGGCCCAGATGATCGCTCGATTTCTGAAGAGCTGGCGTGATAAAACCCCTGGGGCGGATTGGTTCCGGCAGCAGAAGCAGGGGCATGGAATCGGGATCCCGTCGCGGAATCATTTCCTCGCTACCGCGCGGCATCGCTTGGAAGTCGACTACTTCGAGTATCGAAAGATCCTGACCGACTTGATCCGCAAGTTCGATCGCGTCTCGTAG
- a CDS encoding 3'-5' exonuclease — translation MSEAAVRYLVFDVESVADGNLVSRLKYPDEGLSPQEAVNRFRAELLEEKGSDFIPYTYQVPVSVAIAKLDIELNLIDQVVLDAPAFRPPVITEHFWRGWKAYRRPTFVTFNGRSFDIPLMELAAFRFGLSVPDWFNLNAKNFEQSRYRYNNEAHFDLYDILTNYGASRFTGGLNLAANLLGKPGKMEIEGWMVQDLYHEGQLEEINEYCRCDVLDTYFVFLRCCVLLGKITLEREQELIHQTKHWLELRTAETPIYQTYLDGWGDWDNPWE, via the coding sequence ATGTCGGAAGCTGCCGTTCGGTACCTCGTGTTCGATGTCGAATCCGTCGCCGATGGCAATCTGGTTTCGCGATTGAAATACCCTGACGAAGGGCTCTCGCCGCAAGAGGCGGTCAATCGTTTTCGAGCAGAGTTGCTGGAAGAAAAGGGAAGCGATTTTATTCCTTACACGTACCAGGTGCCGGTATCGGTGGCGATCGCCAAGCTCGATATCGAACTGAACCTTATCGACCAGGTGGTCCTCGACGCCCCTGCCTTCCGCCCGCCGGTCATCACCGAGCACTTCTGGCGGGGCTGGAAAGCGTATCGACGACCAACGTTTGTGACGTTCAATGGGCGGTCGTTCGACATCCCATTGATGGAGCTGGCCGCGTTCCGTTTCGGCTTGAGTGTGCCAGACTGGTTCAATCTGAACGCCAAGAACTTCGAGCAGTCGCGTTACCGGTATAACAACGAAGCTCACTTCGATCTGTACGACATTCTGACCAACTACGGTGCCAGCCGATTTACAGGCGGTTTGAATCTTGCCGCCAACTTGCTGGGGAAGCCTGGGAAGATGGAAATCGAAGGTTGGATGGTCCAAGACCTCTACCACGAAGGCCAGTTGGAAGAGATCAACGAATATTGCCGCTGCGACGTGCTCGACACCTACTTCGTGTTCCTCCGCTGCTGCGTGCTGCTGGGGAAGATCACACTGGAGCGCGAGCAGGAACTGATCCACCAGACCAAGCATTGGCTCGAACTGCGAACCGCCGAGACCCCCATCTATCAAACCTATCTCGATGGCTGGGGCGACTGGGACAATCCATGGGAATGA